In Mixophyes fleayi isolate aMixFle1 chromosome 11, aMixFle1.hap1, whole genome shotgun sequence, one DNA window encodes the following:
- the SNRNP70 gene encoding U1 small nuclear ribonucleoprotein 70 kDa, with protein sequence MTQFLPPNLLALFAPRDPVPYLPPLEKLPHEKHHNQPYCGIAPYIREFEDPRDAPPPTRAETRDERMERKRREKIERRQQDVENELKIWDPHNDPNAQGDAFKTLFVARVNYDTTESKLRREFEVYGPIKRIHMVYSKDSGKPRGYAFIEYEHERDMHSAYKHADGKKIDGRRVLVDVERGRTVKGWHPRRLGGGLGGTRRGGADVNIRHSGRDDTSRYDERDRDRERERDRRERSRERDKERERRRSRSRERRRRTRSREKEERKRSREKSRDKDKDKDKDKDKDKDKDKDKERDRKRRSRSRDRKRDRDRDREKKEDRVEGEVPDAVETTAEDLASVDVSVDGIELKPEPEEKSRDRDRDRDREKDRDKDRDRDRDRRRSHRERDRDKDRERDRDRRRDRDRDRDREHKRDRDRGDRSEKREERIPDNGMIQEPVEETSQDMYLDQESMQSGDGYLSTENGYMMEPPME encoded by the exons ATGACGCAGTTTTTGCCCCCCAACTTGCTGGCTCTGTTTGCGCCCAGAGATCCAGTTCCGTACCTGCCACCATTGGAAAAGCTACCTCATGAAAAACACCACAACCAACCGTACTGTGGTATTGCTCCTTATATTAGGGAATTTGAG GACCCTCGTGATGCCCCACCCCCAACAAGAGCAGAGACTCGTGATGAACGGATGGAAAGAAAG AGGCGAGAAAAGATTGAGAGAAGACAACAGGACGTGGAAAATGAACTGAAAATCT GGGATCCTCACAATGATCCAAATGCTCAAGGAGATGCCTTCAAGACGCTGTTTGTTGCCAGAGTG AACTATGACACGACAGAATCTAAGCTGAGACGAGAGTTTGAGGTGTATGGACCTATTAAACGG ATTCATATGGTTTATAGCAAGGATTCTGGAAAGCCCCGTGGATACGCCTTCATAGAATATGAACACGAACGTGATATGCACT CGGCATACAAGCACGCAGATGGAAAGAAAATTGACGGAAGGCGTGTGTTGGTTGATGTCGAGAGAGGGCGTACTGTGAAAGGCTGGCACCCACGCAGGCTTG GTGGTGGTCTTGGAGGCACCAGACGTGGAGGAGCAGATGTCAATATACGGCACTCTGGCAGAGACGATACATCTAGATATGATGAGAG gGATCGTGACCGTGAAAGGGAGAGAGATCGCAGAGAACGGAGCCGTGAGCGGGATAAAGAGCGGGAGCGGCGCAGGAGTCGTTCCAGGGAGCGCCGGCGGAGAACTCGAAGCCGTGAAAAGGAAGAACGGAAACGTAGTAGAGAAAAGAGTAGGGATAAGGATAAAGACAAGGACAAGGATAAGGATAAAGACAAGGACAAGGATAAGGATAAGGAGAGAGATCGCAAGCGCAGGAGCCGTAGCAGAGACCGCAAACGTGATAGAGACCGTGATAGGGAAAAGAAAGAAGATCGTGTTGAGGGAGAAGTTCCAGATGCTGTGGAGACAACTGCTGAGGATTTGGCATCTGTTGATGTATCTGTGGATGGCATTGAGTTGAAGCCTGAGCCAGAAGAAAAAAGTAGAGATCGTGATAGAGACAGGGACAGAGAAAAGGACAGGGATAAAGATAGAGACCGCGATCGGGACAGGAGACGTAGCcatagagagagggatagagataAGGACCGGGAGAGAGACAGGGATAGGAGACGTGATAGAGACAGAGATAGGGATCGGGAGCACAAACGGGATAGAGATCGAGGTGACCGCAGTgagaagagggaggagaggaTTCCAGATAACGGTATGATTCAAGAACCAGTTGAAGAGACTAGTCAAGATATGTACTTAGACCAAGAATCGATGCAGTCTGGTGATGGATATTTATCCACAGAGAACGGCTATATGATGGAGCCTCCTATGGAGTGA